TGCCGGCGAAGCGACCGCTCCACCCCCTCTTCTCCTATGTGACTCACTGCCCGAATGTTCGGGGCGGCTAACGGTCTGGCGATAAGCTGCCGGCCGTACTTCACCGAAAGCGGAGGGCATGGTGCCCGAGGTACGAGGGCACCATGCCCGTGTCCAAGGGGGGGAAGGGCGTCGTGCCCGCGGCACGCGGGCACGAACGCCCGCTCGTTCACTTCACACGAACCTTCTTCCGAGGCGGATCGGAAGGCCGGTCAGCTTCATCGCCTTGTTCGGCGGCGCGCCGTGATCTCGGAACCGCCGATCCCAAAGTCGAGATCAGTTCGCGTGCTCGACGCACGCATTCATCAGGCAGTCCTTCCACCCTCGTCATCGCGCGGATCCGGCGCCGCAGGACTCGCGCCACGCTGCCCTTATTAAACTGCAGTCCTTGCGCTATAAACGCGGTCTCAAGCCGCTTTGCGATGGGCTTGTCGCCGACCAGTTTCAATGAGCCGACGCCTCCGGCAGCCAACTGCTTCTTATAGACCTCCTCCACGACTTCAAGATAGTACTCGTCGGGAAATAGTTCCTCGATACAGCACCTCTTGCCAGGCACACCCATCGCGTCGGCGACCATTTTGATGTCGATGTGTCTTTCGCGATAGCGGGACAACCATTTTCTGACGAGCTGGGCTGCGGCCTTCTCCCCTTCATCGTCTGAGTCAAGCAAAACAGCGACCTCGAGATCTTGGCCGATCATGAACGTCGCTATGTAAGCAGCCTCGGACGCTCCGCCCGCTGGGGTAATGTGCAAGTCTTCCGGAAGGGGATTGCCGCCTGTGCGCGCAAAGAGGTTCGAGAACTCGGTGACCATCCAGTAGTCATGAACCCCCTCCACCACGAGGTTCCTGCGCGACACGAGGTAACTGGTTCGGGCACTCATGCCCAACGCAGCCTCGAGCGTCAGCCGGCCATCCGGCCTGGTGAGGCCGAGGTCATCTTCCACCCGCACTCCATCCGTGGTGTCTGTGATGATGCGGATCCGCTCTGGTTTCCGAAGGTCGAGCAGAAAGGGCAGATGCGTTGTGTAGATCAGCGTGTTGCCGTGCGCGTAGGCCTCCATCCGGTCCAGCAGGTCGCGCTGCGCTTCCGGATGAAGGTGGAGCCCCGGTTCATCGAGCAATAGCACGCAGCCGGAGAACGTTCCCTGGCTCTCGTGCATGAAGAGAAGGTCAAAAGAAAAGAACCACTGAAACCCCTTGGAGCGTTCCTCAAGCGGGATGAGTCCCACCCCCGTGTCGTCCTCCACCATAGTGAAGAAGTGCTGGCCGTCGGCTCTCAGTTGCACTTGATATCTGCGCTGCCGCCATCGGTCTCGGATCAGATTCGTTAGGGACAGACTCGCGTCGTTCATATCATACTGCCGCTGTTCGCGGTCCGGAGCGTCACCCTTGACGACCTCCTCGTTCAGATCCAGCCCGGACAGCCTGAAGATCATCAACAGTGTCTCGTCCTCGGGAGCCAGCGACTTCTTGTCGCGCCGCTCCTTGACCTGTTTCAGAATCGCGCGTCCTTGGAAGCGGCGGTAGTCGTCCATGTAGATGAACGTTGGCAGCCTGCCGACAATGTATTCATGTGCTTTGCGTTTGATTGATGGCGTGCCACGTAGGGCCGCTTCGGCCTCGCTGAGCTTCGATATGTAGGCTGAAACGAACGCCTGCTGCTGTCCTTGCGGCGGCTGTTGCTGCGC
This portion of the bacterium genome encodes:
- a CDS encoding AAA family ATPase: MPRRELPRDVGVYTMGNWDLHPFQITMYKNVVDSGRIEVDPLTAIVGKNESGKTTLLRALHKLNPYNPDPYTMDREWPRGRRRQRDPKQVVARAWFDLAPEETDALDEIAGNPVGIKEVLVSRDYAGDLRLEAGVEPFPEAFHPADLDKVAATLPAPAAACGETFVRLAEECLAETKRIIGDGRLSALPAARTDHQTKLNAAVAQQQPPQGQQQAFVSAYISKLSEAEAALRGTPSIKRKAHEYIVGRLPTFIYMDDYRRFQGRAILKQVKERRDKKSLAPEDETLLMIFRLSGLDLNEEVVKGDAPDREQRQYDMNDASLSLTNLIRDRWRQRRYQVQLRADGQHFFTMVEDDTGVGLIPLEERSKGFQWFFSFDLLFMHESQGTFSGCVLLLDEPGLHLHPEAQRDLLDRMEAYAHGNTLIYTTHLPFLLDLRKPERIRIITDTTDGVRVEDDLGLTRPDGRLTLEAALGMSARTSYLVSRRNLVVEGVHDYWMVTEFSNLFARTGGNPLPEDLHITPAGGASEAAYIATFMIGQDLEVAVLLDSDDEGEKAAAQLVRKWLSRYRERHIDIKMVADAMGVPGKRCCIEELFPDEYYLEVVEEVYKKQLAAGGVGSLKLVGDKPIAKRLETAFIAQGLQFNKGSVARVLRRRIRAMTRVEGLPDECVRRARELISTLGSAVPRSRRAAEQGDEADRPSDPPRKKVRVK